In a single window of the Ciconia boyciana chromosome 7, ASM3463844v1, whole genome shotgun sequence genome:
- the ASPM gene encoding abnormal spindle-like microcephaly-associated protein isoform X1, with amino-acid sequence MAAGFLPGAAVWELSSAVSPRRRRWAAPGGEEDVDEAPAVLVLSHFSRPPFLSFGSLRVGASRTRLLGIDNPNVEDAEVVVDRFPASARGFSIEHRRFSLQSGQRIFVSVTWTPLEEGKVRELVTFVINGIVKHQAVLLGVAEQPLKKKKSLWDTIKKKNSSETSVSLKVKKSNLKVKNVNKTFQVSQKVNRIRSPLQPCENQNAMQNSISPGNDSLVGSENKLPISPIAPMLEEHSNTVCTPLSMRRSTFSDIAATENEELLPEIDSCNIKKFVDEHKELESESAYSSTGLTQPPISNNEVILNCTLSPVCTPEHSASVPVLSTRRILSPDSFVNDSYQVDIDIIEQPVPILSPDQFVKDSLSDKQSKTPKLEAALISSTKETYVVKKFLPSKWKRNGGIERKTHVHIEHNLNEVFEIHNVQSQVLHYDKPEENNFSFPSTEELQTRASSQRDQPKKRPVLSATVIKNKPEAAEGKGMETLQPKSKKCLSKAIMKCANVVPVHTKAEISKHLPVIGPISAENKCHNERVNSSPTGSTSLGRKRKSEIYVENSRVTAPVYVEEVERKRTLTSSMDNKTHTTVRPSAFKPANRERVGQRKKAGSLLQKASKTTNRISKPIPGLAQSHLTFVKPLKTVIPRHPMPFAAKNMFYDERWKEKQQRGFTWWLNFVLTPDDFSVKTNTSQVNAAALILGEENCHKTSVPKAPTKDEASLKAYMAHRKLNKLRRDACRLFTSETMVKAIKKLEVEIETRRLLVRRDRHLWKDVGERQKVLNWLLSYNPLWLRIGLETVYGELIALESNSDVMGLAIFILNRLLWNPDIAAEYRHPTVPHLYREGHEEALSKFTLKKLLLLVCFLDCAKRSRMIDHDPCLFCKDAEFKASKDLLLAFSRDFLSGEGDLSRHLGFLGLPVSHVQTPLDEFDFAVTNLAVDLQCGIRLVRTMELLTKNWNLSRELRVPAISRLQKMHNVDIVLNVLKERGIHLKDESGASIDSRDIVDRHRERTLALLWKIVFAFQVDVFLNVEQLKEEIEFLKNAHKRKTQLGALKTLPNCCRVQEDDSSNSSPESYSENVKLLMAWVNAVCGFYNIKVENFTVCFSDGRVLCHLIHHYQPCYVPLEAVCQHTTQTVECSRTHTVGLNSSSLSSSESDTSLNVMEGMFDQTVTASVLYKELLDNERKNFQLINAAVSDLGGIPAMIHPSDMSNTIPDEKVVITYVSFLCSRLLDVRQETRAARLIQSAWRNYRLKRELKLSEERDRAARVIQKSAITFLSRRCILKKANAAVFIQKHWRGYLARMIFLNLKKTKLEEARSKSATVIQAYWRRYSARKRYLQLRHYVIFVQARLRMVKSVAAYKRIVWATITIQSHLRAYKLGKKDRQRYEILKSSALTIQSAFRRWRKYKIQQKVKATPVLQTYFRKWQSSKLAKRKRAALVIQSWYRMHRDLKQYLCIKQSVIKIQAWYRCRLARRIYQEHRAKIVTIQQYYRAYKLGKIEREYYLQKHAAVIVLQAAFRRMKARKLYRQAKAVCVVQSLWRMKKEKLRFLRLKKSVTTLQSHVRKYQQVKRYKEIKNAASVIQTWYRAHVAAKRAAASFQRMRLAAIVLQSAYRGMEARKEAGILRSVIKIQSSYRAYVVRKRFKTVKDATMKIQAFVKMRQAHKRYCALREATLYVQRRYRSLRYALELKEDYRKLKGACVRIQAVVRGYLVRKQIQRWRETAVFLQARYRMRRDRQRYLSIYSAAVVIQKHYCAYKKQLCQRQEFLQVKKAAVCLQAAYRGYQARKKLKLEYRAAIKIQAAFRAHAARMKYKAMVQASIVIQRRYRNCKTGNRQRLNFLVTRAAVLSLQAAFRGWKVRKHIRRQCVAATKIQSAFRKFMALKKIRLMNHAVLTIQKHYRASVIGQKQRQEYVQLRNSVVHLQAIWRGKTVRKTIQKKHYLATIIQSYYRMHVNQLKYKKLRQATLVIQKYFRAYCMKKKQRAIYLKTKAAVLVLQSAYRGMTVRKQLSKLNKAATTVQAAFKSYLIKKDYKRLRSAATVVQRHYRAIIHAKCQKQKYLSLKKATVKMQAIYRGVRVRRRIHCMHQAAICIQATFKMHRMNIKYRAMRMAAIIIQRQYRAFCLGKVQRKKYLELKKSVVILQAVCRGMKVRQDLKTMHQSAAIIQSYYRMHKQQRDFRKLLLATRQIQQWFRACKERDTQVHNYMIMKSATLRIQAAFRGMKTRRLKRTRSESAELIQRRFRTFLKRKHFLSIKTAAIVIQRKYRATKLAKIQRQKYLSFLNAAVIIQSVYRGFVVRKKMQQMHRAATVIQATLRMRKIYVSYQAVRLASVIIQQRYRAYREEKRVREIYLKLYNSVLVLQAAYRGMKTRCFLKKRHEAALIIQRNYRMYRQYCHYRKIQWATQLIQKRYRANNLKKIAVQRYSSLKKAATCIQKAFRDMRAKKQHQEMHCAAIVVQKNFKAFRERQRYLSLKAATLVFQRRYRALILSRQHTLEYLSLRRATIHIQAVYRGIRVRKSVEHMHSAASVIQSGYKMHRNRKSYQNMRIAAIVIQNYYRAYIKGKNQRKKYLKMRNSALVIQASYRGMKERQKLKIMYVSAIVIQSSYRMYIRHRYYKQLCWAVRVIQQRFRAKMAKEADMENYAKIKKAVICLQSSFRAKKARQLYKTNVAARCIQSFLQMRVERRRFLEKKAAAIMIQSMFRCQRTRTRYKLIQSSAVAIQRWYRACHRARLQKVEYSAQRHAVVIIQSAFRGMKSRKIARRIRAARKIQSFLQMAVQRRKFIQLRTAALTLRAYYLMHKTKSQYTSYKKAAVVLQRCYRSRLTVKYQRATYLQTRRNIIIVQARVRGFVEKKRFRKIKESTIKIQAFFRGFIQRQKYLQCKFAAVLIQQQYRAHQMRNTEQQRYQQMKRAAIRIQSSYRRYKARQWVDKMRAAQVIQAWFRGCRARKEYASVVKAVRVIQSRFKTKQQRTWFLKMKFCALTIQRRWRATLTARMIQHQFLATKNAAVKIQLAYRQYRARRLSQKKLQAACLIQKAYRGFKARRKLVQQKAAAVIIQKHLRAWQEGRLQFMKYNKTRRAVIKLQAFIRGYLVRKKFSEQKQKKRLLYFTAAAYHHISATKIQRAYRIHLILKLAQKQILSVLIIQRWFRAKMQQKRFLRDYQRIIQLQRVIRGWLNHRNDAATIIQRNVQRFLASRRRRKFAVGILKFQALWRGYSWRKSNDTAKTKALRRSLEKANEESREENKLCNRTAIAIEYLLKYKHISYILAALKHLEVATRLSPLCCENMAQSRAIFTIFVLIRSCNRSVPCMDVIRYSIQVLLNVSKYERTTQAVYEVENSIDTLLDLLQMYRGKAGDRISEKGGSIFTKTCCLLAILSKDSKRALEIQSIPRAVTCIQSLYKLTARKHKMDAERTLVKQKTNTLSGTSFVPVTPLRIKTVSRIKPDWVLRKDNMQEIVDPLQAILMVMDTLGIACY; translated from the exons GGATATAGATATAAtagagcagcctgttccaattcTGTCACCTGATCAATTTGTGAAAGACAGCTTGTCAGATAAGCAATCAAAGACTCCCAAACTTGAGGCAGCTTTAATATCATCTACTAAAGAGACGTATGTTGTGAAGAAATTCCTACcctcaaaatggaaaagaaatggaggcatagagagaaaaacacatgtTCATATAGAACACAACTTAAATGAAGTCTTTGAGATTCATAATGTACAATCACAGGTACTTCATTATGAcaaacctgaagaaaataatttcagttttccttctacAGAGGAACTTCAGACTCGCGCTTCTTCTCAGAGAGACCAACCAAAAAAGCGTCCAGTTCTTTCTGCCACTGTCATCAAAAATAAGcctgaagctgctgaaggaaaaggaatggaAACCCTCCAGCCAAAATCTAAAAAATGCCTTAGTAAAGCAATAATGAAATGTGCTAATGTGGTTCCTGTAcatacaaaagcagaaatatctaAACACCTTCCAGTTATAGGTcccatttcagctgaaaataagtGTCACAATGAGAGAGTAAATTCATCTCCTACTGGATCAACTTCTTTGGGTCgtaaaaggaaaagtgaaatatatGTAGAAAATAGCAGAGTTACAGCTCCAGTGTATGTGgaagaagtggaaagaaaaagaactctTACGTCTAGCATGGACAATAAAACACATACTACTGTAAGACCATCAGCCTTCAAACCTGCAAACCGAGAGAGAGtagggcagagaaagaaagctG GTTCTTTACTTCAGAAAGCATCTAAAACTACCAACAGAATTAGTAAACCTATCCCTGGATTGGCTCAGTCTCACCTGACATTTGTGAAACCACTGAAAACAG tcatccCTAGGCACCCAATGCCTTTTGCTgctaaaaacatgttttatgaTGAACGttggaaggagaagcagcaacgAGGTTTCACCTGGTGGTTAAATTTTGTACTTACCCCTGATGACTTCAGTGTAAAAACAAACACCTCACAAG TAAATGCAGCTGCTCTTATCTTGGGAGAAGAGAACTGTCATAAAACCAGTGTTCCTAAAGCACCAACGAAAGATGAAGCATCTCTAAAAGCTTATATGGCTCATCGTAAGCTGAATAAGTTACGACGTGATGCTTGCCGTTTGTTTACATCTGAAACAATGGTTAAAGCTATTAAGAAGCTGGAAGTTGAGATTGAAACTAGACGTTTGCTGGTTCGTAGAGACAGACACCTCTGGAAAGATGTAG GAGAGCGGCAGAAAGTCCTGAACTGGCTTTTATCTTACAACCCTTTGTGGCTGCGTATAGGTCTGGAG ACTGTTTATGGAGAACTGATAGCTTTGGAAAGTAATAGTGATGTTATGGGTCTAGCAATATTTATCCTTAATCGCTTGCTTTGGAACCCTGACATTGCAGCTGAATACAGACATCCTACTGTGCCTCATCTTTACCGAGAAG GTCATGAAGAAGCTTTGTCAaaattcacactgaaaaaattGCTGCTGTTAGTTTGCTTTCTGGATTGTGCCAAACGGTCCAGAATGATTGACCATGACCCTTGCCTCTTTTGTAAAGATGCAGAGTTCAAG gctagCAAAGACCTCCTGCTTGCATTTTCTCGGGATTTCCTGAGTGGTGAAGGTGACCTTTCCCGCCATCTTGGTTTCTTAGGACTACCTGTCAGTCATGTTCAAACTCCACTTGATGAATTTGATTTTGCTGTAACAAATCTGGCTGTGGACTTACAATGTGGCATTCGTCTTGT GAGAACAATGGAACTTCTCACCAAAAACTGGAATCTTTCAAGAGAACTGAGAGTTCCTGCAATAAGTCGTCTACAGAAGATGCATAACGTTGACATTGTTCTTAATGTCCTTAAAGAGCGAGGAATTCACTTGAAAGATGAAAGTG GTGCTTCAATTGACTCCAGGGATATTGTGGATAGACACAGAGAACGAACATTAGCACTACTGTGGAAAATTGTCTTTGCCTTCCAG gtggatgtttttcttaatgtggaacagttaaaagaagaaattgagtttttaaagaatgcacacaaaagaaaaacacaattgGGTGCTCTCAAGACTCTTCCAAATTGTTGTAGAGTACAAGAAGATGATAGTAGTAACTCTTCACCTGAAAGTTACAGTGAAAATGTGAAGCTGCTGATGGCATGGGTTAATGCTGTTTGTGGATTTTACAATATCAAG gTGGAAAATTTCACAGTGTGTTTCTCAGATGGTAGAGTATTATGTCATTTGATTCATCATTATCAGCCGTGTTATGTGCCTTTGGAAGCTGTGTGCCAACATACAACTCAAACAGTAGAATGCTCAAGAACTCATACAGTGGGACTAAACTCTTCCTCCTTGTCCTCTTCAGAGTCTGATACTTCTCTAAATGTTATGGAAGGAATGTTTGACCAAA ctGTAACTGCCTCAGTTCTATACAAGGAGCTCTTGGACAATGAAAGGAAGAACTTCCAGCTGATCAATGCTGCAGTTTCTGACCTAGGTGGAATACCAGCAATGATTCATCCCTCAGACATGTCAAATACAATTCCTGATGAGAAG GTTGTTATTACCTACGTATCATTTCTGTGTTCGCGGCTTCTAGATGTTCGGCAAGAAACTCGGGCTGCTCGATTAATTCAGTCTGCTTGGAGGAATTACAGGCTGAAAAGGGAACTGAAACTTTCTGAG GAAAGAGACAGAGCTGCTCGGGTAATTCAAAAATCTGCCATAACCTTCTTGTCTCGTCGATGCATCCTGAAGAAAGCGAATGCAGCAGTTTTCATCCAGAAGCACTGGAGAGGATATTTAGCcaggatgatttttttaaatctgaaaaagacaaaactggaGGAAGCCAGAAGTAAATCTGCCACAGTCATTCAG gCTTATTGGAGGAGATACTCTGCTAGGAAAAGATATTTACAGCTAAGACACTATGTTATCTTTGTACAAGCAAGGCTAAGGATGGTGAAGTCTGTTGCTGCATATAAACGAATTGTTTGGGCTACTATTACAATTCAGAGTCATCTGCGTGCGTAtaagttgggaaaaaaagatcGGCAAAGATATGAAATCTTAAAGTCTTCAGCACTTACTATTCAGTCTGCATTcagaagatggagaaaatacaaaattcaacAGAAAGTTAAAGCAACTCCAGTGCTTCAGACTTATTTCCGAAAATGGCAATCTTCCAAACTGGCTAAAAGAAAGAGGGCTGCCCTTGTCATACAGTCTTGGTATAGGATGCACAGAGATCTGAAGCAGTACCTATGTATTAAGCAGAGTGTTATCAAGATTCAGGCTTGGTACAGGTGTCGGCTGGCTAGACGTATTTACCAGgaacacagagcaaaaatagTGACAATTCAGCAGTATTACAGAGCTTATAAACTAGGAAAAATTGAAAGAGAGTACTATTTGCAAAAGCATGCAGCAGTGATAGTTCTCCAAGCTGCTTTTAGACGCATGAAGGCACGTAAACTATACAGGCAAGCAAAAGCAGTTTGTGTTGTTCAATCACTGTggagaatgaaaaaagagaaactaagaTTTCTAcgattaaaaaaatctgttactaCATTGCAGTCACATGTGAGAAAATACCAACAAGTGAAAAGAtacaaagagattaaaaatgctgcttctgtaaTTCAAACGTGGTATAGGGCACATGTCGCTGCTAAAAGagcagctgcttctttccaGAGGATGCGTCTGGCTGCTATTGTCCTACAGTCTGCCTACAGAGGAATGGAAGCTAGGAAAGAGGCTGGCATATTGAGATCTGTGATAAAAATTCAGTCAAGTTACCGTGCTTATGTTGTCCGGAAGAGATTTAAAACCGTGAAAGATGCAACAATGAAGATTCAAGCTTTTGTAAAGATGAGGCAAGCACATAAGCGCTATTGTGCATTAAGGGAGGCAACACTTTATGTCCAGCGAAGGTATCGGTCTCTCAGATACGCTCTTGAACTTAAAGAAGATTATAGGAAATTGAAGGGAGCTTGCGTAAGAATTCAAGCTGTAGTTCGAGGCTATCTTGTCAGGAAACAAATACAAAGGTGGAGGGAGACTGCAGTATTTCTCCAGGCACGCTACAGAATGAGAAGGGACAGGCAACGTTATTTAAGCATCTATAGTGCTGCTGTTGTCATTCAAAAACATTATTGCGCATACAAAAAGCAACTGTGTCAGAGGCAGGAGTTCTTACAAgttaaaaaagcagctgtgtgcTTACAGGCAGCCTACAGGGGTTATCAAGCACGCAAAAAGCTTAAACTTGAATATAGAGCTGCTATTAAAATTCAGGCTGCTTTTAGAGCTCATGCTGCAAGAATGAAATATAAGGCAATGGTTCAGGCCTCCATTGTGATTCAGAGGCGGTACAGAAATTGTAAGACTGGTAACAGGCAAAGACTGAACTTCTTAGTGACAAGAGCAGCAGTGCTTTCTTTACAAGCAGCTTTTCGTGGCTGGAAGGTACGAAAGCACATTCGAAGGCAGTGTGTTGCTGCTACTAAGATACAGTCTGCCTTCAGAAAATTCATGGCTCTGAAGAAAATCAGACTTATGAACCATGCTGTGCTAACTATCCAAAAGCATTACAGAGCCAGTGTTATAGGCCAGAAACAACGGCAAGAATATGTTCAGCTGCGTAACTCTGTAGTGCATCTTCAGGCAATATGGAGGGGGAAAACTGTgagaaaaacaattcaaaagaaacattatcTTGCAACAATTATTCAGTCCTATTACAGAATGCATGTAAATCAGCTAAAATATAAGAAACTAAGACAAGCCACTCTAGTGATTCAGAAATACTTCAGAGCttactgtatgaaaaaaaaacaacgtGCAATTTATCTCAAAACAAAGGCAGCTGTGTTAGTCTTGCAATCTGCTTACCGTGGGATGACTGTGAGGAAACAATTGAGCAAACTAAACAAAGCTGCTACAACTGTACAAGCTGCCTTCAAATCTTACCTGATCAAAAAGGACTATAAAAGACTTAGATCTGCAGCTACAGTAGTTCAAAGGCATTATCGTGCAATTATTCATGCTAAatgtcaaaagcagaaatatttgtctttaaaaaaagccacagtCAAAATGCAGGCAATTTATAGAGGTGTAAGAGTTAGACGACGAATTCACTGTATGCATCAAGCAGCTATTTGTATTCAAGCCACGTTTAAGATGCATCGCATGAACATAAAATATCGGGCAATGAGAATGGCAGCAATTATAATTCAAAGACAATATAGAGCATTTTGTTTAGGCAAAGTACAACGTAAAAAGTACTTGGAGCTAAAGAAGTCTGTCGTTATCCTTCAGGCTGTCTGTAGAGGCATGAAGGTCCGACAAGACTTAAAAACTATGCATCAGTCAGCAGCAATAATACAGTCTTATTATCGGATGCACAAACAACAGAGGGATTTCAGAAAATTGTTGCTGGCAACTAGGCAGATTCAGCAGTGGTTCCGTGCTTGTAAGGAGCGAGATACACAAGTTCACAACTACATGATTATGAAAAGTGCTACACTTCGTATCCAGGCTGCATTCCGTGGTATGAAAAcaagaagactgaaaagaacTAGGAGTGAATCAGCTGAACTTATTCAAAGAAGATTTAGAACTTTTctcaaaagaaagcattttctttccattaagaCAGCTGCTATTGtaattcagagaaaatacagagcaaCAAAACTAGCAAAGATTCAACGTCAAAAGTATCTCTCTTTCCTTAATGCTGCTGTTATCATACAGTCTGTCTACAGAGGCTTtgtggtaagaaaaaaaatgcagcagatgcATCGAGCTGCTACAGTTATTCAAGCAACATTAAGAATGCGTAAAATTTACGTTTCTTATCAAGCTGTCAGGCTTGCTTCAGTAATCATACAGCAACGTTACCGTGCTTACAGGGAAGAGAAGCGTGTGAGAGAAATATACTTAAAACTGTACAATTCTGTTTTAGTTCTTCAGGCTGCCTATAGAGGAATGAAAACAAGGTGCTTCTTGAAGAAAAGACATGAGGCAGCACTTATAATACAGAGAAACTACCGAATGTATAGGCAGTACTGCCAttacagaaaaattcagtggGCAACCCAGCTAATACAGAAGAGATACAGAGCCAATAACCTAAAGAAAATTGCAGTACAGCGTTACTCTTCATTAAAGAAAGCAGCAACTTGTATTCAGAAGGCTTTTCGAGACATGCGAGCGAAAAAGCAACATCAAGAAATGCACTGTGCTGCTATTGTTGTTcagaaaaattttaaagcttttagaGAACGTCAAAGATATCTCTCTCTTAAAGCAGCTACTCTTGTCTTTCAGAGAAGATACAGAGCTTTGATTCTGTCAAGACAGCATACTTTGGAGTATCTTTCTCTTCGCAGAGCAACTATTCATATACAGGCTGTGTACAGAGGTATCAGGGTGCGGAAGAGTGTTGAGCATATGCATTCAGCTGCTAGTGTGATACAGTCAGGCTACAAAATGCACAGGAATAGAAAGTCCTATCAAAATATGAGAATTGCAGCTATTGTTATACAGAACTACTATCGAGCCTACATTAAAGGAAAGAATCAACGAAAGAAATACCTGAAAATGAGGAATTCTGCTCTTGTTATTCAAGCATCATATAGAGGCATGAAGGAACgacagaaactgaaaatcatGTATGTTTCAGCAATTGTAATACAGTCTAGTTATCGCATGTACATACGACATAGATATTACAAACAGTTGTGCTGGGCTGTCAGAGTTATACAGCAAAGGTTCAGAGCCAAAATGGCAAAGGAAGCTGACATGGAAAACTAcgcaaaaataaaaaaggctgtCATTTGTCTTCAATCCTCTTTTCGTGCTAAAAAAGCTAGGCAGCTGTATAAAACCAATGTTGCTGCACGGTGCATACAATCATTCTTACAAATGCGTGTAGAGAGGAGGCgttttcttgaaaagaaagcagcagcaataatGATCCAGTCTATGTTCCGATGCCAAAGAACAAGGACTCGCTATAAACTGATTCAGAGTTCAGCAGTTGCTATTCAGAGGTGGTACAGAGCATGTCACAGGGCTCGGTTACAGAAAGTGGAGTATTCTGCTCAAAGACACGCAGTAGTAATTATTCAGTCTGCCTTCCGTGGTatgaaatcaagaaaaatagCAAGACGCATACGAGCTGCAAGAAAGATTCAGTCTTTTCTTCAGATGGCTGTGCAGCGTAGAAAATTTATACAACTTAGAACAGCGGCTCTTACGTTACGAGCCTATTACTTAATGCATAAAACTAAATCACAATATACAAGctataaaaaagcagcagttgtcTTACAACGGTGCTACCGATCCCGCTTGACTGTGAAATACCAAAGAGCGACCTATTTACAAACCCGGAGGAACATTATCATTGTGCAGGCTAGAGTCAGAGGATTCGTTGAAAAGAAGAGGTTTCGTAAAATTAAGgaaagcacaataaaaattCAG gcgTTTTTCCGTGGATTtattcagagacagaaatacCTTCAGTGCAAGTTTGCTGCTGTACTAATACAGCAGCAGTACAGAGCCCATCAGATGCGAAATACAGAACAACAAAGATATCAGCAAATGAAAAGAGCTGCCATTAGAATTCAG tCATCATATAGAAGATATAAAGCCAGGCAGTGGGTTGACAAAATGAGAGCAGCACAAGTAATCCAAGCCTGGTTTCGAGGCTGCAGAGCACGAAAGGAATATGCATCTGTGGTAAAAGCTGTACGTGTTATTCAGAGTcgcttcaaaacaaaacagcagcgGACCTG gtttttgaaaatgaagttctGCGCACTTACCATCCAAAGGAGATGGAGAGCAACCCTTACTGCACGAATGATTCAACATCAGTTTCTGGCAACTAAGAATGCTGCAGTTAAGATTCAGTTGGCATATAGACAGTACAGGGCTAGAAGACTTTCTCAAAAG AAGCTTCAAGCTGCGTGTTTGATCCAAAAAGCATACAGAGGTTTCAAGGCAAGAAGGAAACTTGTTCaacaaaaagctgctgctgtaatTATCCAAAAACATCTGAGGGCTTGGCAGGAAGGCAGGCTTCAATTTatgaaatacaacaaaaccagaagagctGTCATTAAACTGCAAGCATTTATACGGGGTTATTTAGTCAGAAAAAAG ttttcagaacagaaacaaaagaagagacTACTTTATTTTACAGCGGCTGCATATCATCATATCTCTGCAACTAAAATTCAAAGGGCGTATAGGATTCACCTCATCTTAAAACTTGCACAAAAACAGATCTTGTCTGTTCTTATAATACAG agatGGTTCCGAgcaaaaatgcaacaaaagagATTTCTAAGAGATTATCAAAGAATCATTCAATTACAACGTGTGATTCGAGGCTGGCTAAATCACAGAAATGATGCAGCAACCATAATCCAGCGAAATGTACAAAGATTCCTTGCCTCCAGACGTAGGAGAAAATTTGCAGTCGGAATACTTAAATTTCAG GCATTGTGGAGAGGATATTCTTGGAGAAAGAGTAATGACACAGCAAAAACTAAAGCTTTAAGACGCAGTTTAGAAAAGGCTAATgaagagagcagagaagaaaacaaattgtgCAACAGAACTGCAATTGCTATTGAATACCTTCTAAAATACAAACATATCTCTTACATTCTTGCCGCATTAAAGCATCTAg AGGTGGCTACCAGGCTGTCCCCGCTCTGCTGTGAAAATATGGCCCAGAGCAGAGCAATCTTCACTATTTTTGTTCTGATCCGAAGTTGCAACCGGAGTGTTCCATGCATGGATGTGATCAGATATTCAATTCAGGTTCTACTTAATGTTTCAAAG TATGAAAGAACTACTCAAGCAGTTTATGAAGTAGAAAATTCTATAGACACGTTACTAGACCTACTGCAAATGTACAGAGGGAAAGCTGGGGACagaatttcagagaaaggaggaagcattTTCACAAAGACCTGTTGTTTGTTGGCCATCCTTTCAAAGGACTCAAAAAGAGCTTTG GAAATCCAAAGCATACCAAGAGCTGTTACTTGCATTCAAAGCCTATATAAACTTACAGCTCGTAAACACAAAATGGATGCAGAGAGAACACttgtgaagcagaaaacaaacactttaaGTGGAACTTCCTTTGTTCCAGTAACACCTCtaagaataaaaacagtttcaag GATTAAACCGGATTGGGTTTTGAGGAAAGATAACATGCAAGAAATTGTGGATCCTCTGCAAGCAATTCTGATGGTGATGGATACACTTGGTATTGCCTGctactga